Proteins encoded together in one Amblyomma americanum isolate KBUSLIRL-KWMA chromosome 1, ASM5285725v1, whole genome shotgun sequence window:
- the LOC144114157 gene encoding uncharacterized protein LOC144114157 yields MAALVNVASGSVIAPAAASHAVVVACVRAVRTANASKVAASCFWLPDTLLLESAVLRETPLSKNLVPVVASRPPKKRNTSSTSAWFSSKLGLFQAGSLPSWVSSCRVSCGIRPAYSTASMASEALSGWLQEAAQAKELERH; encoded by the coding sequence ATGGCCGCGCTGGTCAACGTGGCAAGCGGGTCGGTCATAGCCCCAGCCGCCGCCTCGCACGCCGTGGTCGTCGCCTGCGTCCGCGCCGTCCGCACCGCCAACGCATCGAAGGTAGCCGCCTCGTGCTTCTGGCTGCCGGACACGCTGCTGCTCGAGTCCGCCGTCTTGCGAGAGACACCGCTGTCGAAGAATCTGGTGCCCGTGGTCGCCTCCAGGCCTCCGAAGAAGCGGAACACCTCGTCGACCTCCGCCTGGTTCTCTTCCAAGCTGGGTCTCTTCCAAGCTGGTTCTCTTCCAAGCTGGGTTTCGTCGTGCCGCGTGTCCTGTGGTATACGGCCGGCGTATTCGACGGCTAGCATGGCGTCGGAGGCGCTTTCGGGTTGGCTGCAGGAAGCCGCACAGGCGAAGGAGCTCGAACGCCACTGA
- the LOC144114737 gene encoding uncharacterized protein LOC144114737 has protein sequence MGRASSSSEDEKGALGTKFDEDDLLRSSPAHLSSRQSFSGQRARDKQPAEGGQSAVDDASETSWLEETGETSAELLVEELQQHRQRADTASTHQQQPTAPPSSAGSSRPSIAVEEVAGRGGGRAA, from the exons ATGGGCCGCGCTTCATCGTCTtcagaagatgag AAAGGAGCTCTTGGCACGAAATTCGACGAAGACGACTTGTTGAG GAGCAGCCCAGCACACCTCTCTTCCCGTCAGAGTTTCAGTGGGCAGCGAGCCAGGGACAAGCAGCCTGCAGAGGGAGGCCAGTCTGCAGTTG ACGACGCCAGTGAAACATCCTGGCTGGAGGAGACGGGGGAGACATCTGCTGAACTGCTGGTGGAGGAGctgcagcagcatcggcagcgtgctGACACTGCCA GCACCCACCAGCAGCAGCCCACTGCACCACCCTCATCGGCAGGCAGTTCCAGGCCGTCCATTGCGGTGGAGGAAGTAGCAGGACGAGGAGGTGGACGAGCTGCTTAA